In one Cyprinus carpio isolate SPL01 chromosome B2, ASM1834038v1, whole genome shotgun sequence genomic region, the following are encoded:
- the LOC109111709 gene encoding uncharacterized protein C14orf119 homolog isoform X1 has translation MLFSTREMAWFHQALQGLGQPDGSRMPPTVEDLSHAQVSKHTITQLGMSDGQGWSTLRPASITDFPPASGGIVPQRLEALSCTSLNMGSREDSVPLSFVTLQEQRCVLSWFLGWNAVQKQRFLEDLISKAVPGKVSSLLDQLNTLQVNDRPPNIFECQLRLWTQWFDSWSEEERNAFLNSLEEKDPAFVAYFYAGTAVRD, from the exons ATGCTGTTTTCGACGAGAG AAATGGCTTGGTTCCACCAGGCTTTACAAGGCTTGGGCCAGCCAGATGGATCCAGGATGCCCCCTACAGTGGAAGATCTGTCCCATGCACAGGTCTCCAAGCACACCATTACACAGTTAGGGATGTCTGATGGACAAGGTTGGTCAACACTTCGTCCAGCTTCCATCACAGACTTTCCGCCTGCTTCAGGAGGCATCGTTCCCCAACGTCTGGAAGCACTGTCCTGCACATCCCTCAACATGGGCTCCAGAGAAGACTCTGTGCCGTTGTCTTTCGTGACACTTCAGGAGCAACGATGTGTATTAAGTTGGTTTTTAGGATGGAATGCAGTCCAGAAGCAACGCTTTCTGGAAGATCTGATTTCAAAGGCTGTGCCTGGAAAGGTGTCCAGTTTATTAGACCAACTAAACACACTgcag GTGAATGATCGCCCACCCAACATTTTTGAATGCCAGTTAAGACTGTGGACTCAGTGGTTTGATTCATGGAGTGAAGAGGAGAGAAATGCATTTTTGAACAGCTTAGAGGAGAAGGATCCAGCCTTTGTTGCATACTTCTATGCTGGAACAGCAGTCAGAGATTGA
- the LOC109111709 gene encoding uncharacterized protein C14orf119 homolog isoform X2, whose amino-acid sequence MAWFHQALQGLGQPDGSRMPPTVEDLSHAQVSKHTITQLGMSDGQGWSTLRPASITDFPPASGGIVPQRLEALSCTSLNMGSREDSVPLSFVTLQEQRCVLSWFLGWNAVQKQRFLEDLISKAVPGKVSSLLDQLNTLQVNDRPPNIFECQLRLWTQWFDSWSEEERNAFLNSLEEKDPAFVAYFYAGTAVRD is encoded by the exons ATGGCTTGGTTCCACCAGGCTTTACAAGGCTTGGGCCAGCCAGATGGATCCAGGATGCCCCCTACAGTGGAAGATCTGTCCCATGCACAGGTCTCCAAGCACACCATTACACAGTTAGGGATGTCTGATGGACAAGGTTGGTCAACACTTCGTCCAGCTTCCATCACAGACTTTCCGCCTGCTTCAGGAGGCATCGTTCCCCAACGTCTGGAAGCACTGTCCTGCACATCCCTCAACATGGGCTCCAGAGAAGACTCTGTGCCGTTGTCTTTCGTGACACTTCAGGAGCAACGATGTGTATTAAGTTGGTTTTTAGGATGGAATGCAGTCCAGAAGCAACGCTTTCTGGAAGATCTGATTTCAAAGGCTGTGCCTGGAAAGGTGTCCAGTTTATTAGACCAACTAAACACACTgcag GTGAATGATCGCCCACCCAACATTTTTGAATGCCAGTTAAGACTGTGGACTCAGTGGTTTGATTCATGGAGTGAAGAGGAGAGAAATGCATTTTTGAACAGCTTAGAGGAGAAGGATCCAGCCTTTGTTGCATACTTCTATGCTGGAACAGCAGTCAGAGATTGA